The Sphingorhabdus sp. Alg231-15 genome has a segment encoding these proteins:
- a CDS encoding TIGR03087 family PEP-CTERM/XrtA system glycosyltransferase → MGEILFLTHRVPWPPDRGDKIRAHHILRKLMEYRSVHLACFADDVMEEAAASDIKQALASMQIVRRRKPNWWAGIQALTSGRPVSLTAFESAEIRNYVRDTISTRTIDCIFVFSGQMAQFIPAEFLGKVIMDFADVDSAKFESFATEGSGPMSWINRREGKLLRSFEKKIGKRADHSLFVSEAEAQLFRQRSDLDGQKVRAVGNGIDLNFYDPAKVAAMELPFEGPLIVFTGQMDYRPNVEAVTSFAKEVMPKILAQHPDAQFAIVGRAPTPDVSRLDGLNSTMVMGSVDDIRCWLKAADIVVAPLRMARGIQNKVLEAMAMGKPVVASAPAAQGIAAINGEHFYVADDVQHEAMLVCELLSNIEKRKALGDKASALIRSDYSWTTQLSDIASLCGIDGEKLLEAAE, encoded by the coding sequence ATGGGTGAGATTTTATTCCTGACCCACCGCGTGCCGTGGCCGCCCGATCGCGGCGATAAGATTCGCGCACACCATATACTGCGAAAACTAATGGAATATCGGTCAGTACATCTGGCCTGCTTCGCTGATGATGTAATGGAAGAAGCTGCAGCGAGTGATATCAAGCAAGCTCTCGCATCGATGCAGATTGTCCGACGACGCAAGCCCAATTGGTGGGCGGGAATACAGGCCCTCACTTCCGGAAGGCCCGTCTCGTTGACGGCATTCGAGAGTGCGGAGATTCGCAACTATGTCCGTGACACAATTTCGACACGAACAATTGACTGCATATTCGTTTTTTCCGGTCAGATGGCACAATTTATTCCGGCGGAATTTTTGGGCAAGGTGATCATGGATTTCGCCGACGTCGATAGCGCCAAATTTGAAAGCTTTGCCACTGAGGGGTCTGGTCCGATGAGTTGGATCAATCGGCGCGAAGGGAAACTATTACGGTCTTTCGAGAAGAAGATAGGCAAGCGCGCTGACCACTCGCTCTTTGTTAGTGAAGCCGAAGCGCAACTGTTCCGGCAACGCTCGGATCTCGATGGTCAAAAAGTTCGGGCGGTTGGTAACGGGATTGATCTGAATTTCTATGATCCTGCAAAAGTCGCCGCAATGGAGCTTCCATTTGAAGGGCCACTGATCGTCTTTACCGGACAGATGGATTATCGTCCAAATGTCGAGGCTGTTACCAGCTTCGCGAAAGAGGTGATGCCCAAAATCCTCGCGCAACATCCCGATGCGCAATTTGCGATTGTAGGTCGGGCGCCGACGCCGGATGTGTCTCGATTGGATGGATTGAACAGCACGATGGTTATGGGTAGCGTTGACGATATACGGTGTTGGCTAAAGGCTGCCGATATCGTCGTTGCACCTCTTCGCATGGCGCGTGGTATCCAGAACAAAGTTCTCGAAGCGATGGCGATGGGAAAGCCAGTCGTGGCTTCCGCTCCCGCAGCGCAGGGTATTGCCGCGATTAACGGCGAGCATTTTTATGTCGCCGACGATGTGCAGCATGAAGCAATGCTGGTTTGCGAACTATTGTCAAATATCGAAAAGCGCAAAGCGCTTGGCGACAAGGCTAGCGCGTTGATTCGCTCTGATTATAGTTGGACAACTCAGCTTTCTGATATTGCCAGCCTATGCGGTATTGATGGGGAAAAACTGCTCGAGGCGGCGGAATGA
- the xrtA gene encoding exosortase A: MNSAAINQQIGEGAEASNDGLWTKHLCQLGLAVAAILIVFWRDGLAMLDAWWNVSTYNHCLLIGPIIFWLVQQRREELVKIAPAIWTPGLFWMGLAAAGWLLGEAAGVSFAKHLGLLMMLQGAVITLLGRRVMRGLIFPLFYSFFLVPFGEEFVPLLQTITAKMSMVFLGWANIPAFIDGVFVSTPTGYFEVAEACSGVKFLIAMIAYGALVSNICFQSWQRRAAFMIAALAVPIIANGIRAFGTIYIAHHTTTDFATGFDHIFYGWFFFAFVLALVMIIGWPFFDRKIDEPMIDGDAIARSRVTGSKLSPSHAMIAMTAMIAAPVLWTAALAAQSSPVPDKIALPKVAGWERVDYRPQFDWQPRFDGANHQLLGRYHHASSGAEVDLAIAVYDRQEDGREIVGYGQGAFDPGTDWSWSRDLTAPASGKAIQITAPGPVVRDVQTFYRIGNILTGSGSAVKLETLKSKLLGGNQQAVTILISAEKIDEAGPAAAMSDFREALGPLDKLADEMAGLR; encoded by the coding sequence ATGAACAGCGCTGCAATCAATCAACAGATAGGCGAGGGTGCAGAGGCATCTAACGATGGTCTTTGGACAAAGCATCTGTGTCAGTTGGGCTTGGCGGTTGCGGCAATCCTGATAGTGTTTTGGCGTGATGGCCTAGCGATGCTTGACGCTTGGTGGAATGTGTCGACCTATAATCATTGTCTCCTGATTGGTCCGATCATTTTCTGGCTGGTGCAACAGCGGCGCGAGGAGCTGGTGAAAATTGCACCTGCGATTTGGACTCCGGGATTGTTCTGGATGGGGTTGGCGGCTGCCGGTTGGTTACTTGGCGAAGCGGCTGGAGTGTCATTCGCCAAGCATCTAGGTCTGCTCATGATGCTGCAAGGAGCGGTCATCACGTTACTGGGTCGTAGGGTAATGCGTGGATTGATCTTCCCGCTTTTTTATAGCTTTTTCCTCGTGCCCTTTGGCGAGGAATTTGTACCGCTTCTGCAGACCATCACCGCGAAAATGTCGATGGTCTTTCTTGGCTGGGCGAATATTCCTGCCTTTATCGACGGTGTTTTTGTTTCGACACCCACCGGCTATTTTGAAGTGGCGGAGGCCTGCTCCGGTGTGAAATTCTTGATCGCAATGATCGCCTATGGTGCGCTGGTCAGCAACATATGTTTCCAGAGCTGGCAGCGGCGAGCGGCCTTTATGATTGCAGCGCTGGCGGTGCCAATCATCGCCAATGGCATCCGGGCGTTTGGAACAATTTATATTGCGCATCATACGACAACTGATTTCGCAACGGGCTTTGATCATATCTTCTATGGCTGGTTCTTCTTCGCTTTCGTGCTTGCCCTGGTCATGATCATTGGGTGGCCGTTTTTTGATCGCAAGATTGACGAGCCAATGATCGATGGCGATGCAATCGCGCGAAGCCGGGTAACCGGATCAAAGCTGTCGCCGAGCCACGCCATGATCGCAATGACGGCGATGATTGCAGCACCGGTATTGTGGACAGCGGCATTGGCAGCGCAAAGCTCGCCGGTGCCGGACAAGATCGCTCTACCAAAAGTCGCTGGCTGGGAGCGCGTTGACTATCGTCCGCAATTCGACTGGCAGCCGCGATTTGATGGTGCCAATCATCAATTGCTCGGCCGTTATCACCATGCGTCCAGCGGTGCAGAGGTTGATCTCGCCATTGCCGTATATGATCGGCAGGAAGATGGCCGCGAGATTGTTGGCTATGGTCAGGGTGCCTTTGATCCTGGAACGGACTGGTCCTGGAGCCGGGATCTGACGGCGCCTGCTTCGGGCAAGGCGATACAAATAACAGCTCCCGGCCCGGTGGTTCGCGATGTGCAAACCTTCTATCGGATCGGTAACATACTGACCGGAAGCGGATCGGCCGTGAAGCTCGAAACGTTAAAAAGCAAATTGCTCGGCGGTAATCAGCAAGCAGTGACCATATTGATATCTGCTGAGAAGATTGATGAAGCCGGGCCAGCTGCTGCCATGAGCGATTTTCGCGAGGCGCTCGGGCCGCTCGATAAATTGGCTGACGAAATGGCAGGTCTGCGCTAG